One window from the genome of Micromonospora aurantiaca ATCC 27029 encodes:
- a CDS encoding cytochrome c oxidase subunit 4 gives MKTEWKIFLTIATFLLGATILYGAWTYADSGGHVEWIGTVALLLSFLLCAMCGGFFWFVSRRIDLRPEDRPDGEIADGAGEVGFFSPGSYWPFGLALAAAIAGLGLVFWQFWLLGLGLVAVVLATCGLLFEYYSGTRRTAEH, from the coding sequence ATGAAGACCGAGTGGAAGATCTTCCTGACCATCGCCACGTTCCTCCTCGGCGCGACGATCCTCTACGGCGCCTGGACGTACGCCGACAGCGGCGGTCACGTCGAGTGGATCGGCACGGTGGCGCTGCTGCTGTCCTTCCTGCTCTGCGCGATGTGCGGCGGCTTCTTCTGGTTCGTCTCCCGCCGTATCGACCTGCGCCCCGAGGACCGGCCGGACGGCGAGATCGCCGACGGCGCCGGTGAGGTCGGCTTCTTCAGCCCTGGCAGCTACTGGCCGTTCGGGCTGGCGCTGGCCGCCGCGATCGCCGGTCTCGGCCTGGTGTTCTGGCAGTTCTGGCTGCTGGGACTGGGCCTGGTGGCGGTCGTCCTCGCCACCTGCGGGCTGCTGTTCGAGTACTACTCGGGCACCCGCCGTACCGCCGAGCACTGA
- the ctaC gene encoding aa3-type cytochrome oxidase subunit II: MVARSSEVRRSAVRHSASPGAGGRRRRGAGRIAGLGLGAAALLVSLTGCDVGKAFGGFGWPQGGITPESHRMYDLWIASCIAALAVGVFVWGLIFWCVVRYRKRGNELPVQTRYNLPMEFLYTIAPILVVSVLFYYTAVVQTDVNKQSKNPDVTVEVVAFKWNWQFNYRDGQGTEANTVASVLGTSEVIPVLVLPSGRSIRFEETSRDVIHSFWVPELLFKRDVMPGNVRNTFEVSSIDQEGAFVGRCAELCGSYHAFMNFELRVVSPEKYDQFLAAKKAGKSTQEALGAIGEEEYATETKPFDTRRDVNNFNPSDATAGAGS; this comes from the coding sequence GTGGTCGCAAGGAGTTCGGAGGTACGGCGCTCGGCCGTACGGCACAGCGCTTCCCCGGGGGCCGGTGGACGCCGGCGGCGTGGTGCTGGTCGAATCGCCGGGCTCGGTCTCGGCGCGGCGGCGCTGCTGGTCTCGCTCACCGGCTGTGACGTCGGTAAGGCGTTCGGCGGGTTCGGCTGGCCGCAGGGCGGCATCACGCCCGAGTCGCACCGCATGTACGACCTGTGGATCGCGTCCTGCATCGCGGCGCTCGCCGTCGGCGTGTTCGTGTGGGGCCTGATCTTCTGGTGCGTGGTCCGCTACCGCAAGCGCGGCAACGAGCTGCCGGTGCAGACCCGCTACAACCTGCCGATGGAGTTCCTCTACACCATCGCGCCGATCCTCGTGGTCTCCGTGCTCTTCTACTACACGGCGGTCGTGCAGACCGACGTGAACAAGCAGTCGAAGAACCCGGACGTCACCGTCGAGGTCGTCGCGTTCAAGTGGAACTGGCAGTTCAACTACCGCGACGGCCAGGGCACCGAGGCCAACACCGTCGCCTCGGTGCTCGGCACCAGCGAGGTCATCCCGGTGCTGGTGCTGCCCAGCGGCCGCTCGATCCGCTTCGAGGAGACCAGCCGTGACGTCATCCACTCGTTCTGGGTGCCGGAGCTGCTGTTCAAGCGGGACGTCATGCCGGGCAACGTGCGCAACACGTTCGAGGTCTCCAGCATCGACCAGGAGGGCGCGTTCGTCGGCCGCTGCGCCGAGCTGTGCGGCAGCTACCACGCCTTCATGAACTTCGAGCTGCGGGTCGTCTCGCCGGAGAAGTACGACCAGTTCCTGGCGGCCAAGAAGGCCGGCAAGTCGACCCAGGAGGCGCTCGGCGCGATCGGTGAGGAAGAGTACGCCACCGAGACGAAGCCGTTCGACACCCGGCGCGACGTGAACAACTTCAACCCGTCCGACGCGACGGCCGGCGCGGGAAGCTGA
- a CDS encoding cysteine desulfurase family protein: MSVSPVYLDAASAAPLHPVARQAMLAALDDGWADPARLYSAARRARQLLDAAREAAAQTLGVRADELSFTPSGTAAAHAAVLGGLAGRRRAGATLVHSAIEHSAVLHAAERHTAGGGAAVSVPVDRSGRVDLDAWAAAVAAPGVALAALIGASHEVGTVQPVPAAAELCAEAGVPLYVDAAQLAGRAPLPSGWSVLTASAHKWGGPPGVGLLVVRKGTRWESPYPADERESGRTPGVVNLPAVVAAAASLRAAAADAAAEAARLGPLVDRIRARVAAEVPDVEVVGDPVDRLPHLVTFSCLYVDGEALLHALDRRGFAVSSGSSCTSSTLRPSHVLEAMGVLSHGNVRVSLHRETTEADVERFLAELPGIVANLRAEAGVTDL; encoded by the coding sequence ATGAGCGTCTCCCCGGTCTACCTGGACGCCGCCAGCGCGGCGCCGCTGCATCCGGTCGCGCGGCAGGCGATGCTGGCCGCACTGGACGACGGCTGGGCGGACCCGGCCCGGCTCTACTCGGCGGCCCGCCGGGCTCGCCAGCTCCTCGACGCCGCGCGCGAGGCCGCCGCGCAGACGCTCGGCGTCCGCGCCGACGAGCTGTCCTTCACCCCCAGCGGTACGGCGGCAGCGCACGCCGCCGTACTCGGAGGCCTGGCCGGGCGGCGGCGGGCCGGGGCGACGCTGGTGCACTCGGCGATCGAGCACTCGGCGGTGCTGCACGCCGCGGAGCGGCACACGGCAGGTGGCGGCGCGGCGGTGTCCGTACCCGTGGACCGGTCGGGCCGGGTGGACCTGGACGCCTGGGCGGCGGCGGTGGCCGCGCCCGGCGTGGCCCTCGCGGCGTTGATCGGGGCCAGTCACGAGGTGGGCACTGTGCAGCCGGTGCCCGCGGCGGCGGAGCTGTGCGCCGAGGCGGGCGTGCCGCTGTACGTGGACGCGGCGCAGCTGGCCGGGCGGGCGCCGCTGCCGTCGGGCTGGTCGGTGCTGACCGCCAGCGCGCACAAGTGGGGCGGACCGCCCGGTGTCGGACTGCTCGTGGTGCGCAAGGGCACCCGGTGGGAGTCGCCGTACCCGGCCGACGAGCGGGAGTCGGGGCGTACCCCCGGGGTGGTGAACCTGCCGGCGGTGGTCGCGGCGGCGGCGAGCCTGCGCGCGGCGGCGGCCGACGCGGCGGCGGAGGCGGCCCGGCTGGGTCCGCTTGTCGACCGGATCCGGGCGCGGGTGGCGGCCGAGGTGCCGGACGTGGAGGTGGTCGGCGACCCGGTGGACCGGTTGCCGCACCTGGTGACCTTCTCCTGCCTGTACGTCGACGGCGAGGCGTTGCTGCACGCGCTGGACCGGCGCGGGTTCGCGGTGTCCTCCGGCTCGTCGTGCACGTCGTCGACGTTGCGCCCGTCACACGTGCTGGAGGCGATGGGGGTGCTGTCGCACGGCAACGTGCGGGTGTCGCTGCACCGGGAGACCACCGAGGCGGACGTGGAGCGGTTCCTGGCCGAGCTGCCCGGGATCGTGGCGAACCTGCGGGCGGAGGCGGGGGTGACGGACCTGTGA
- a CDS encoding sulfurtransferase TusA family protein: MSEPDEVLDCRGQRCPLPVINLARLVPGLPAGAVVRVLADDPAAAVDIPAWCRMRGHEFLAERPGPAYDVRV, encoded by the coding sequence GTGAGCGAGCCGGACGAGGTGCTGGACTGCCGGGGGCAGCGCTGCCCGCTACCGGTGATCAATCTCGCCCGGCTGGTGCCCGGCCTGCCGGCCGGCGCGGTGGTACGGGTGCTGGCCGACGATCCGGCGGCGGCGGTGGACATCCCGGCGTGGTGCCGGATGCGCGGCCACGAGTTCCTCGCCGAGCGCCCGGGGCCCGCCTACGACGTCCGGGTGTAA
- a CDS encoding AAA family ATPase, with protein sequence MTGPAAPAGGVDPEVRPGGGGPVLVAFAGLPGVGKTTLAARVGAALRAPVLPVDPVERALHRYGLTGDVPGMAAYGAVAGLAEVQLGLGLSVVVDAVNPVASARGLWHDVAERAGVPLRVIEVHCGDEAEHRRRVEARPPEEHGTWEQTLRRRAEYEPLIGPRLVVDTAVAADPLPGILAYLR encoded by the coding sequence GTGACCGGCCCGGCGGCCCCGGCCGGAGGGGTGGACCCGGAGGTCCGCCCCGGCGGCGGCGGTCCGGTGCTCGTCGCGTTCGCCGGGCTGCCGGGCGTGGGCAAGACCACGCTCGCCGCCCGGGTCGGCGCCGCCCTGCGCGCCCCGGTCCTGCCGGTCGACCCGGTCGAGCGCGCCCTGCACCGCTACGGCCTCACCGGCGACGTACCCGGCATGGCCGCCTACGGCGCGGTCGCCGGGCTGGCCGAGGTGCAGCTCGGCCTCGGGCTCAGCGTGGTGGTCGACGCGGTGAACCCGGTCGCCAGCGCCCGGGGCCTCTGGCACGACGTGGCCGAACGGGCCGGCGTGCCGCTGCGGGTGATCGAGGTGCACTGCGGCGACGAGGCGGAGCACCGCCGCCGGGTCGAGGCCCGCCCGCCCGAGGAGCACGGCACCTGGGAGCAGACGCTGCGCCGCCGGGCCGAGTACGAGCCGCTGATCGGCCCGCGCCTGGTGGTCGACACCGCCGTGGCCGCCGACCCGCTGCCGGGCATCCTCGCGTACCTGCGCTGA
- a CDS encoding carbohydrate kinase family protein: MKIAVTGSIATDHLMSFPGRFADQLIADQLDKVSLSFLVDELVLRRGGTAANIAFGMAQLGLRPVLLGAVGADFADYRSWLERHGVDCDSVHVSEVAHTARFVCTTDTDMCQIASFYAGAMSEARNIELAPVAQRLGGLDLVLVSANDPAAMIRHSGECRDRGYSFVADPSQQLARMDGEDVLGLIDGADYLMTNEYEKSLLQSKAGLTDEQLLDRVKVRVTTLGKQGVEIAGREIGTIRVPIAREMQAVDPTGVGDGFRAGFFAALDWGVGLERAAQVGCLLATLVLENFGGQEYEVRRDLFVKRLAESYGDAAAEDVRPHLL; encoded by the coding sequence ATGAAGATCGCCGTGACCGGCTCGATCGCGACCGACCACCTGATGAGCTTCCCCGGCCGATTCGCCGACCAGCTCATCGCCGACCAGCTCGACAAGGTCTCGCTGTCCTTCCTCGTCGACGAGCTGGTGCTCCGCCGCGGCGGCACCGCGGCGAACATCGCCTTCGGCATGGCCCAGCTCGGGCTGCGCCCGGTGCTGCTCGGCGCGGTCGGCGCCGACTTCGCCGACTACCGCTCCTGGCTGGAGCGCCACGGCGTCGACTGCGACTCGGTGCACGTCAGCGAGGTCGCGCACACCGCACGCTTCGTCTGCACCACCGACACCGACATGTGCCAGATCGCCTCCTTCTACGCCGGGGCGATGAGCGAGGCCCGCAACATCGAGCTGGCCCCGGTGGCGCAGCGCCTCGGCGGTCTGGACCTGGTGCTGGTCAGCGCCAACGACCCGGCCGCGATGATCAGGCACTCCGGCGAGTGCCGGGACCGCGGCTACTCCTTCGTCGCCGACCCGTCGCAGCAGCTGGCCCGGATGGACGGCGAGGACGTGCTCGGCCTGATCGACGGTGCCGACTACCTGATGACCAACGAGTACGAGAAGTCGCTGCTCCAGAGCAAGGCCGGCCTTACCGACGAGCAACTGCTGGACCGGGTCAAGGTGCGGGTCACCACGCTGGGCAAGCAGGGTGTGGAGATCGCCGGCCGGGAGATCGGCACGATCCGGGTGCCGATCGCGCGGGAGATGCAGGCGGTCGACCCGACCGGTGTCGGCGACGGCTTCCGGGCCGGTTTCTTCGCCGCGCTCGACTGGGGCGTCGGCCTGGAGCGGGCGGCCCAGGTCGGCTGCCTGCTGGCCACGCTCGTGCTGGAGAACTTCGGCGGCCAGGAGTACGAGGTCCGCCGCGACCTGTTCGTGAAGCGACTCGCCGAGTCGTACGGTGACGCGGCCGCCGAGGACGTCCGGCCGCACCTGCTGTGA
- the erpA gene encoding iron-sulfur cluster insertion protein ErpA, protein MTTPAQTESTEAKAPSTVVLTDVAAQKVKALIEQEGRDDLRLRVAVQPGGCSGLRYQLFFDERSLDGDVVTDFDGVEVVVDRMSAPYLAGATIDFADRIDAQGFTIDNPNAGNSCACGDSFS, encoded by the coding sequence GTGACCACGCCAGCGCAGACCGAGTCGACCGAGGCCAAGGCCCCCAGCACCGTCGTCCTCACCGACGTCGCGGCGCAGAAGGTCAAGGCCCTGATCGAGCAGGAGGGCCGCGACGACCTGCGGCTCCGGGTCGCCGTGCAGCCGGGTGGCTGCTCCGGCCTGCGGTACCAGCTGTTCTTCGACGAGCGCTCGCTCGACGGTGACGTCGTCACCGACTTCGACGGTGTCGAGGTCGTCGTCGACCGGATGAGCGCCCCCTACCTGGCCGGCGCCACCATCGACTTCGCCGACCGGATCGACGCCCAGGGCTTCACCATCGACAACCCGAACGCGGGCAACTCCTGCGCCTGCGGCGACTCCTTCAGCTGA
- a CDS encoding glycerate kinase family protein, with the protein MWPATLLRMRVLLCPDKFAGTLSAPDVAAAVADGWRDVAPGDDLLARPLADGGPGFVDVLAGALGGRRVPVPTVDPLGRPAAGEILLTDDGTAYLESAQACGLHLLTAAERDPKATTSYGLGLLVAAAVEAGARTVVVGLGGSATNDGGAGMLVPLGVTPLDGAGRALPYGGAALADVAALDGEPRLRGATLVAATDVDNPLLGLHGASSVFGPQKGADRADVLLLDAALTRWAEVLTERLPGCPSGLGALPGGGAAGGLGAAVLALGGRCESGIGLVTRAVGLDAALDAADLVITGEGSFDHQSLRGKVVAGVAGAARDRGVPCVVLAGRVSTGRREAAAAGVTEAHSLVEHFGGEEHGGVDAAMARPAEGLRALGARLARQWSR; encoded by the coding sequence ATGTGGCCTGCCACACTGCTGCGCATGCGCGTGCTGCTCTGTCCGGACAAGTTCGCCGGCACGCTGTCGGCCCCCGACGTGGCCGCCGCGGTGGCCGACGGCTGGCGTGACGTCGCGCCCGGCGACGACCTGCTGGCCCGGCCGCTCGCCGACGGCGGGCCGGGGTTCGTCGACGTGCTCGCCGGGGCGCTCGGCGGACGCCGGGTGCCGGTGCCCACCGTCGACCCGCTGGGCCGCCCGGCCGCCGGTGAGATCCTGCTCACCGACGACGGCACGGCGTACCTGGAGAGCGCGCAGGCGTGCGGACTGCACCTGCTCACCGCCGCCGAACGCGACCCGAAGGCCACCACCTCGTACGGGCTGGGGCTGCTCGTCGCCGCCGCGGTCGAGGCGGGCGCGCGGACGGTGGTGGTGGGGCTGGGCGGCTCGGCCACCAACGACGGGGGCGCCGGGATGCTCGTCCCGCTGGGCGTCACGCCGCTGGACGGCGCCGGCCGGGCCCTGCCGTACGGCGGCGCGGCGCTCGCCGATGTGGCCGCGCTCGACGGGGAGCCCCGGCTGCGCGGCGCGACGCTCGTCGCCGCCACCGACGTGGACAACCCGCTGCTCGGGCTGCACGGCGCGAGCAGCGTCTTCGGCCCGCAGAAGGGCGCCGACCGGGCCGACGTGCTGCTGCTGGACGCCGCGTTGACCCGCTGGGCGGAGGTGCTGACCGAGCGCCTGCCCGGCTGCCCGTCCGGGCTGGGCGCGCTGCCCGGCGGCGGCGCCGCGGGCGGCCTCGGTGCGGCGGTGCTGGCGCTCGGCGGCCGGTGCGAATCCGGCATCGGCCTGGTCACCCGCGCGGTGGGGCTGGACGCCGCGCTCGACGCCGCCGACCTGGTGATCACCGGCGAGGGCTCGTTCGACCACCAGTCACTGCGCGGCAAGGTGGTCGCCGGTGTGGCCGGGGCGGCCCGGGACCGGGGCGTGCCCTGCGTGGTGCTGGCGGGACGGGTGAGCACCGGGCGGCGGGAGGCGGCGGCGGCCGGTGTCACCGAGGCGCACAGCCTCGTGGAGCACTTCGGCGGCGAGGAGCACGGGGGAGTGGACGCGGCGATGGCCCGCCCGGCCGAAGGGCTGCGCGCGCTCGGCGCCCGCCTGGCGCGGCAATGGAGCCGCTGA
- the nadA gene encoding quinolinate synthase NadA codes for MTSTWVEPSNTATALLLLGRGSDPATERGVECPGDLPAPSDPDLVARAAAAKAALGTKVFVLGHHYQRDEVIQFADVTGDSFKLAREAAARPDAEYIVFCGVHFMAESADILTSDAQKVILPDLAAGCSMADMAVLSQVEAAWDTLTDLGIAAETVPVTYMNSSADIKGFVGRNGGVVCTSSNAKRALDWAFEQGRKVLFLPDQHLGRNTAVLEMGFSLDDCVLYDPHKPNGGLTPEQLRDAKMILWRGHCSVHGRFTLDSVNDVRERVPGVNVLVHPECRHEVVNAADLVGSTEFIIRTIEAAPAGSAWAVGTELNLVRRLALAHPDKQIMFLDRAVCYCSTMNRIDLPHLVWALEELVAGRVVNQITVDPETARHARSALDQMLALPGA; via the coding sequence GTGACTTCGACCTGGGTTGAGCCGTCCAACACCGCCACGGCGCTGCTGCTCCTCGGCCGCGGCAGCGACCCCGCCACCGAGCGTGGCGTGGAGTGTCCGGGTGATCTCCCCGCGCCGAGCGACCCCGACCTGGTGGCCCGTGCCGCCGCCGCGAAGGCCGCGCTCGGCACGAAGGTGTTCGTCCTGGGCCACCACTACCAGCGCGACGAGGTGATCCAGTTCGCCGACGTGACCGGCGACTCGTTCAAGCTGGCCCGGGAGGCGGCCGCCCGCCCGGACGCGGAGTACATCGTCTTCTGCGGCGTGCACTTCATGGCCGAGAGCGCGGACATCCTCACCTCGGACGCGCAGAAGGTGATCCTGCCCGACCTCGCCGCCGGCTGCTCGATGGCCGACATGGCGGTGCTGTCGCAGGTCGAGGCCGCGTGGGACACGCTCACCGATCTGGGCATCGCGGCGGAGACCGTGCCGGTGACGTACATGAACTCCTCGGCGGACATCAAGGGCTTCGTCGGCCGCAACGGCGGCGTGGTCTGCACCTCGTCGAACGCCAAGCGGGCCCTGGACTGGGCCTTCGAGCAGGGCCGCAAGGTACTGTTCCTGCCCGACCAGCACCTCGGCCGCAACACCGCGGTGCTGGAGATGGGCTTCTCGCTCGACGACTGCGTGCTCTACGACCCGCACAAGCCGAACGGCGGGCTGACCCCGGAGCAGCTGCGCGACGCGAAGATGATCCTGTGGCGGGGTCACTGCTCGGTGCACGGCCGGTTCACGCTCGACAGCGTCAACGACGTACGCGAGCGGGTGCCGGGCGTGAACGTGCTGGTGCACCCGGAGTGCCGCCACGAGGTGGTGAACGCCGCCGACCTGGTCGGCTCGACCGAGTTCATCATCAGGACCATCGAGGCGGCCCCGGCCGGCTCGGCGTGGGCGGTGGGCACCGAACTGAACCTGGTGCGCCGGCTCGCGCTGGCCCACCCGGACAAGCAGATCATGTTCCTCGACCGGGCGGTCTGCTACTGCTCGACGATGAACCGGATCGACCTGCCGCACCTGGTCTGGGCGCTGGAGGAGCTGGTCGCCGGACGCGTGGTCAACCAGATCACCGTCGACCCGGAGACCGCCCGACACGCCCGGTCGGCGCTGGACCAGATGCTCGCCCTTCCGGGAGCCTGA
- the murA gene encoding UDP-N-acetylglucosamine 1-carboxyvinyltransferase, with amino-acid sequence MTDDVLVVHGGTPLEGRIRVRGAKNLVSKAMVAALLGDTPSRLFDVPRIRDVEVVRGLLGLHGVKVSDGVEEGELVFDPTNVESASTDQINVHAGSSRIPILFCGPLLHRLGHAFIPDLGGCHIGPRPIDFHLQALREFGATVEKTPEGLHLSAPNGLHGTKFALPYPSVGATEQVLLTAVMAEGVTELRNAAVEPEIIDLICVLQKMGAIIKVHTDRVIEIQGVKKLHGYTHRPIPDRIEAASWAAAALATRGHVEVLGAQQADMMTFLNIFRSVGGEYEVTDLRPPRGGSPGQEGGIRFWHPGGELNAVALETDVHPGFMTDWQQPLVVALTQARGLSIVHETVYEQRLGYTEALNTMGANIQVYRDCLGGTPCRFGRRNFKHSAVIAGPSKLHAADLVIPDLRAGFSHLIAALAAEGTSRVYGVDLINRGYEDFEAKLADLGAHVERP; translated from the coding sequence TTGACCGACGACGTCCTGGTCGTACACGGAGGCACTCCGCTTGAAGGGCGGATCCGCGTGCGCGGCGCGAAGAACCTGGTGTCCAAGGCGATGGTGGCCGCCCTGCTGGGCGACACACCGAGCCGGCTGTTCGACGTGCCGCGTATCCGTGACGTCGAGGTGGTCCGCGGTCTGCTCGGCCTGCACGGCGTGAAGGTCAGCGATGGCGTGGAGGAGGGCGAACTCGTCTTCGACCCCACGAACGTCGAGAGCGCCAGCACCGACCAGATCAACGTGCACGCCGGGTCCAGCCGGATCCCGATCCTGTTCTGCGGCCCGCTGCTGCACCGGCTCGGCCACGCCTTCATCCCCGACCTGGGCGGCTGCCACATCGGCCCGCGCCCGATCGACTTCCACCTCCAGGCGCTGCGCGAGTTCGGGGCCACCGTCGAGAAGACGCCGGAGGGCCTGCACCTGTCCGCGCCCAACGGGCTGCACGGCACGAAGTTCGCGCTGCCGTACCCGAGCGTGGGCGCCACCGAGCAGGTGCTGCTCACCGCGGTGATGGCCGAGGGCGTCACCGAGCTGCGCAACGCGGCGGTCGAGCCGGAGATCATCGACCTCATCTGCGTGCTCCAGAAGATGGGCGCGATCATCAAGGTGCACACCGACCGGGTGATCGAGATCCAGGGCGTCAAGAAGCTGCACGGCTACACCCACCGGCCGATCCCGGACCGGATCGAGGCGGCCAGCTGGGCGGCGGCGGCGCTGGCGACCCGCGGTCACGTCGAGGTGCTGGGCGCCCAGCAGGCCGACATGATGACCTTCCTGAACATCTTCCGGTCGGTCGGCGGCGAGTACGAGGTCACCGACCTGCGTCCGCCGCGCGGCGGCAGCCCGGGCCAGGAGGGCGGCATCCGGTTCTGGCACCCGGGCGGTGAGCTGAACGCGGTGGCGCTGGAGACCGACGTGCACCCCGGTTTCATGACCGACTGGCAGCAGCCGCTGGTGGTCGCGCTCACCCAGGCCCGGGGCCTGTCGATCGTCCACGAGACGGTCTACGAGCAGCGGCTCGGCTACACCGAGGCGCTGAACACGATGGGCGCCAACATCCAGGTCTACCGGGACTGCCTCGGCGGCACCCCGTGCCGCTTCGGCCGGCGCAACTTCAAGCACTCCGCGGTGATCGCCGGGCCGAGCAAGCTGCACGCAGCCGACCTGGTCATCCCGGACCTGCGGGCCGGGTTCAGCCACCTGATCGCGGCGCTGGCCGCCGAGGGCACCTCCCGGGTGTACGGCGTGGACCTGATCAACCGCGGCTACGAGGACTTCGAGGCCAAGCTGGCCGACCTCGGCGCCCACGTCGAGCGTCCCTGA
- a CDS encoding DUF3043 domain-containing protein, translating to MPSLFRRKPADLVEDSVTTVTTDEESAARPRGYTPSKKELGQVTPKRPVAGRRPTAPAKPLTKEEARAQRRAARAEAAAEFRREGGPRDRGPERLLARNVVDSRRTIGTWFFGGALIVLFGSNQAMPPIVRLLSNVLWGALALGVLIDSILISRKIKRLVRERFPKSTEKLGSLYFYAIMRSITFRRMRAPAPRVNIGDKV from the coding sequence GTGCCGTCGCTGTTTCGCCGCAAGCCCGCCGACCTCGTCGAGGATTCCGTCACCACTGTGACGACCGACGAGGAGTCCGCCGCCCGCCCTCGGGGCTACACGCCCAGCAAGAAGGAACTCGGGCAGGTCACGCCGAAGCGTCCGGTCGCCGGTCGCCGGCCGACCGCGCCGGCGAAGCCGCTGACCAAGGAGGAGGCCCGCGCGCAGCGCCGCGCCGCCCGCGCCGAGGCCGCCGCCGAGTTCCGCCGCGAGGGCGGCCCGCGTGACCGGGGCCCCGAGCGGCTGCTGGCCCGCAACGTGGTCGACTCCCGCCGTACGATCGGCACCTGGTTCTTCGGCGGCGCGCTGATCGTGCTGTTCGGCTCCAACCAGGCCATGCCGCCGATCGTGCGGCTGCTGTCGAACGTGCTCTGGGGCGCGCTGGCGCTCGGCGTGCTGATCGACTCGATCCTGATCTCCCGGAAGATCAAGCGGCTGGTCCGCGAGCGCTTCCCCAAGAGCACCGAGAAGCTCGGCTCGCTCTACTTCTACGCGATCATGCGGTCGATCACGTTCCGCCGGATGCGCGCGCCCGCGCCCCGCGTGAACATCGGCGACAAGGTCTGA
- a CDS encoding AzlD domain-containing protein: MLIAVILALAAGTYGFRVAGVLLRDRLDLPEWSRHLLPIGAATLLAALAATAALTEAGGFAGYARPAGVLVGLLLAWRRAPFVLVVVAAAATTAVLRLLGVA; encoded by the coding sequence GTGCTGATCGCCGTGATCCTCGCGCTGGCCGCCGGCACCTACGGCTTCCGCGTCGCCGGGGTGCTGCTGCGGGACCGGCTGGACCTGCCGGAGTGGTCCCGTCACCTGCTGCCGATCGGCGCCGCCACGCTGCTTGCCGCGCTCGCCGCCACCGCGGCGCTCACCGAGGCCGGCGGCTTCGCCGGCTACGCCCGGCCCGCCGGGGTGCTCGTCGGCCTGCTGCTCGCCTGGCGCCGGGCGCCGTTCGTGCTGGTCGTGGTCGCGGCGGCGGCCACCACCGCGGTGCTGCGCCTGCTCGGCGTGGCCTGA
- a CDS encoding AzlC family ABC transporter permease yields the protein MRTAYRTGDARVLRDVAAIGAAMLAVGASFGAVAVAAGLPVWATLAMSAVVYAGGAQFMAVGLVAAGSPLAAVLAGLLLNARHLPFGLALGGALGPRRAQRLLGSHLMTDEATAFALARPAGPERRRAFWLAGVLLFLAWNAGTALGVLAGGAAGDPATLGLDAAFPAGLAALLLPSLRDRETRRVALLGAGLAVLATPLLPAGLPVLLALAALALPLLARRRLPAAPSDVTAASPDPDAAPDGTADEAADGRSVRAGEVSC from the coding sequence ATGCGTACGGCATACCGAACGGGCGACGCCCGGGTGCTCCGCGACGTCGCCGCCATCGGCGCGGCGATGCTCGCCGTGGGCGCGTCGTTCGGCGCCGTGGCGGTGGCCGCCGGCCTGCCCGTCTGGGCCACGCTCGCCATGTCGGCGGTCGTCTACGCCGGCGGCGCCCAGTTCATGGCCGTCGGGCTCGTCGCGGCCGGCAGCCCGCTCGCGGCGGTCCTCGCCGGTCTGCTGCTCAACGCCCGCCACCTGCCGTTCGGCCTGGCCCTCGGTGGTGCGCTCGGTCCGCGGCGCGCGCAACGGCTGCTCGGCAGCCACCTGATGACCGACGAGGCCACAGCGTTCGCGCTGGCCCGCCCGGCCGGGCCGGAGCGGCGCCGGGCGTTCTGGCTCGCCGGGGTGCTGCTGTTCCTGGCCTGGAACGCCGGCACCGCGCTCGGCGTGCTCGCCGGCGGCGCGGCCGGCGACCCGGCGACGCTGGGACTCGACGCCGCGTTCCCCGCCGGGCTGGCAGCACTGCTGCTGCCCAGCCTGCGCGACCGGGAGACCCGCCGGGTGGCGCTCCTCGGCGCCGGCCTCGCCGTGCTGGCGACCCCGCTGCTGCCGGCCGGGCTGCCGGTGCTGCTCGCGCTCGCCGCGCTGGCCCTGCCGCTACTGGCCCGCCGCCGGCTACCCGCCGCGCCGTCCGATGTGACGGCTGCGTCGCCCGATCCGGATGCCGCGCCGGACGGGACCGCTGACGAAGCGGCTGACGGCCGGAGCGTACGGGCCGGGGAGGTCTCGTGCTGA